The proteins below are encoded in one region of Shewanella putrefaciens:
- a CDS encoding AraC family transcriptional regulator, translating to MAILAPVTTLTNYVEVAKHVGLNPQHMLAQVGLTMAMIENPEKQVPAKAVVDLLELSAAQSGCQNFGLRMAESRRLSDFGVVSLLLSHQATLRDALNVIIEYRHLMNEALAIYIEEEGKTVIIREEIVTERNDPCPQAIDLAIGIMYRFCSALLGSHFELQTVCFCHEAPNDIQLHRRLFKNKIEFGCDFNGLVCSSKTLDAPNPLADPAMAKFAQRFVDSIQTDRLPSTVLDARKAIYLLLPMGRATIEQVAQSMNCNVRTLQRRLQDEGETFSELINKVRRDLVVRYMYNSNYSLSRIADLLGYSMPSSFTRWFTSQFGKAPVEWRAENTAQDQDDVS from the coding sequence GTGGCCATTCTTGCTCCAGTAACAACCTTAACCAACTATGTCGAAGTCGCCAAACATGTAGGGTTAAACCCACAACACATGCTGGCGCAGGTTGGCTTAACTATGGCCATGATAGAAAACCCTGAAAAACAGGTGCCCGCTAAGGCCGTAGTGGATTTGTTAGAATTGTCCGCCGCCCAAAGTGGCTGCCAGAATTTTGGGCTGCGCATGGCCGAGTCCCGTAGATTGTCGGACTTTGGCGTAGTGAGTCTATTACTGTCCCATCAAGCGACCCTGCGGGATGCCTTAAATGTCATCATCGAATATCGCCACCTAATGAATGAAGCGCTGGCGATATATATCGAAGAAGAAGGCAAAACGGTCATTATTCGTGAAGAAATAGTCACAGAGCGTAACGATCCCTGTCCACAAGCCATCGATTTGGCGATTGGGATCATGTATCGTTTTTGCTCGGCATTACTTGGGTCGCACTTTGAACTGCAAACCGTTTGTTTTTGCCATGAAGCGCCAAACGATATACAACTACATAGAAGATTATTTAAAAATAAAATAGAGTTTGGCTGTGATTTCAATGGATTAGTTTGTTCCAGCAAAACCTTAGATGCGCCCAATCCTCTGGCCGATCCTGCCATGGCCAAATTTGCGCAGCGCTTCGTCGATTCGATCCAAACCGACAGATTGCCTTCTACCGTACTCGATGCCCGTAAGGCCATTTACCTGCTGTTACCTATGGGCCGAGCCACCATAGAACAGGTGGCCCAAAGCATGAACTGTAATGTCAGAACCTTGCAGCGTCGGCTGCAGGATGAAGGGGAAACCTTCAGTGAGCTGATCAATAAAGTGCGCCGAGATCTGGTCGTGCGTTATATGTACAACTCCAACTATTCACTTAGCCGTATCGCCGATCTGTTGGGATACTCTATGCCAAGTTCGTTTACCCGTTGGTTTACCTCACAATTTGGTAAAGCTCCCGTGGAATGGCGGGCCGAGAATACCGCCCAGGATCAGGATGACGTTTCCTGA
- a CDS encoding Rieske (2Fe-2S) protein yields the protein MTAELCWFPVPADKLPENNARRMLWIAERPIIVFQIDGQFYGIEDGCPHQGASMFSGKLEPPWLQCPAHGLKFDITTGKLSAGDACSLRTLVTRFEAGQLYLTFKAE from the coding sequence ATGACAGCAGAGCTATGTTGGTTCCCCGTTCCCGCGGATAAACTGCCAGAAAATAACGCAAGACGCATGCTGTGGATAGCAGAGCGGCCGATCATTGTGTTTCAAATTGACGGACAGTTTTATGGGATTGAGGATGGGTGTCCCCACCAGGGGGCATCGATGTTTAGTGGGAAACTTGAGCCACCTTGGCTGCAGTGTCCCGCCCATGGCCTGAAGTTTGATATCACTACCGGTAAGTTGAGTGCTGGTGATGCCTGTTCCCTGCGAACCTTAGTGACGCGGTTCGAAGCGGGGCAACTTTATCTTACTTTTAAGGCTGAGTAG
- a CDS encoding DsbA family protein — MNNVINVEVAFDFICPWCYIGKRQLERALKQLHESQPDLSVEVRWHGVQLLPTLPTDGTPFQAFYQQRLGSQLAVSARQEQIRFAASTVNLSLNFDKIELMPNTARVHRLFAAAQAQLPPQRVQLLMEAIYRGYFVEGADIGNIEWLWALASEENWINMKKSDLSGAYYQSEQASWFPRSVPAYRFSDGKLLYGANSVDDLVNALADCTTVA; from the coding sequence ATGAATAACGTAATAAATGTAGAAGTCGCGTTCGATTTTATTTGCCCCTGGTGTTATATCGGCAAACGCCAATTGGAGCGAGCCTTGAAGCAGTTGCATGAGAGCCAGCCAGATCTAAGTGTTGAGGTTCGTTGGCACGGGGTGCAATTACTGCCAACCCTACCGACGGATGGCACGCCTTTTCAGGCATTTTACCAGCAACGACTTGGTAGTCAGCTGGCCGTCTCGGCCCGCCAAGAGCAGATCCGTTTTGCGGCTTCGACCGTTAATTTGAGTCTGAATTTTGACAAAATTGAACTTATGCCCAATACCGCCAGAGTTCACCGTTTGTTTGCGGCCGCACAGGCCCAATTGCCACCGCAGCGAGTGCAATTGCTAATGGAAGCCATCTATCGGGGCTATTTTGTGGAGGGGGCAGATATTGGCAATATCGAATGGCTCTGGGCATTAGCGAGCGAAGAAAACTGGATTAACATGAAAAAATCCGATCTGAGCGGAGCATATTACCAGTCAGAGCAGGCTAGCTGGTTCCCGCGGAGCGTCCCTGCGTACCGATTCTCCGATGGGAAACTATTGTACGGGGCTAACAGTGTCGATGATCTGGTCAATGCGTTAGCCGATTGCACCACAGTCGCATGA
- a CDS encoding MFS transporter — MHLPSQDQQDASMIASIPRTFAWTVFALTFGLLISDYMSRQVLNAVFPLLKSDWALTDAQLGSLSSIVALMVGLLTFPLSLIADRYGRIRSLVGMAILWSVATLICGIAKNYEQMFVARMMVGVGEAAYGSVGIAVVLSVFPKNMRASLSAAFMAGGVFGSVLGMAFGGVLAQHFGWRFAFVGMALFGLLLAIIYPLLVKSAKIPNNRAVVTQKSDYKRALKTLVGTRSVLCAYIGSGLQLFITASLMAWLPSFLNRYYQMGTDKAGVFAGLLVLCSGVGMVLCGMLTDRFCRDNPGNKIWLAIIYCALSGIVLTAAFSMSPGTGQLVLIGLGMLVAAGTTGPAGAMVANLTHASVHGTAFATLTLANNLLGLAPGPFVIGTLADKYSLATAMQVLPSISLVSGLCFLYALRHYQADLNSLRETGTVSS, encoded by the coding sequence ATGCATTTACCCAGCCAAGATCAACAAGACGCAAGCATGATCGCCAGTATTCCACGCACTTTTGCTTGGACTGTGTTTGCACTGACATTCGGTCTGTTGATTTCAGATTATATGTCTCGCCAAGTACTCAATGCCGTCTTTCCATTGCTGAAGTCGGATTGGGCCTTAACCGATGCCCAATTGGGATCGCTGAGCAGCATCGTCGCCTTAATGGTTGGCCTGCTGACTTTTCCCCTCTCCCTGATCGCCGACCGATATGGCCGGATCCGCAGTTTAGTCGGTATGGCCATTCTCTGGAGTGTGGCAACCCTGATCTGTGGTATCGCCAAGAATTATGAGCAGATGTTCGTTGCCAGAATGATGGTGGGAGTGGGTGAGGCCGCCTATGGCAGCGTCGGTATCGCTGTCGTTCTGTCGGTGTTCCCCAAAAATATGCGTGCCAGTCTATCCGCCGCATTTATGGCCGGGGGCGTATTTGGCTCGGTATTAGGAATGGCGTTTGGCGGTGTGCTTGCCCAGCACTTTGGCTGGCGTTTTGCCTTTGTCGGTATGGCATTATTCGGTTTACTGTTAGCGATTATCTATCCTCTGTTGGTGAAGTCAGCGAAAATCCCTAACAATCGTGCGGTCGTCACGCAAAAATCCGATTATAAGCGAGCCCTAAAAACCTTAGTCGGTACCCGCTCTGTGTTGTGCGCTTATATAGGTAGCGGTCTGCAACTCTTTATCACCGCCTCGCTTATGGCATGGCTGCCGAGTTTTCTCAATCGCTACTATCAAATGGGCACAGATAAGGCTGGCGTATTTGCCGGGCTTTTAGTGCTCTGTAGTGGTGTGGGTATGGTGCTCTGCGGCATGTTAACCGACAGATTCTGCCGTGATAATCCAGGCAATAAGATCTGGTTGGCAATTATCTACTGTGCTCTTAGCGGCATAGTACTCACCGCCGCCTTTAGCATGTCACCCGGCACGGGCCAATTAGTCTTGATTGGCTTAGGTATGCTCGTTGCCGCTGGCACCACTGGCCCAGCGGGAGCCATGGTCGCCAATCTTACCCATGCTTCTGTGCACGGTACGGCTTTTGCGACCCTGACGTTAGCGAACAACCTGTTAGGGTTAGCGCCAGGTCCCTTTGTGATTGGCACTCTGGCTGACAAATATAGCCTAGCCACCGCCATGCAGGTTTTACCTTCGATCAGCCTCGTCTCTGGTTTGTGTTTCTTGTATGCCCTTAGGCACTATCAAGCAGATCTCAACTCATTGCGGGAAACAGGAACAGTATCATCTTGA
- a CDS encoding 3-keto-5-aminohexanoate cleavage protein — protein sequence MQFLDDSLHPENQDKVVITVAPYGPEWMPEDFPKDIPVTMEEQVQKAVDCYNAGATVLHLHVRELDGKGSKRLSKFNELIAGVRAAVPDMIIQVGGSISFAPENEGQAAQWLSDDTRHMLAELTPKPDQVTVAINTVQMNIMELMNDCELAGTSLAHPAIRAAYSEMTVPAGPAWVEEHLRRLQAAGVQPHFQLTGTHALETLERLIRRGIYTGPLNLTWVGIGGGFDGPNPYNFMEFIRKAPDGACLTLESLMKNVLPINTMAMALGLHPRCGIEDTIIDQHGNPMTSVEQVEQCVRIAKELGREIASGVEARQIYKIGTWYKDADETLAKLGMAPNRRPGQRNVPIR from the coding sequence ATGCAATTTTTAGATGATTCGTTACACCCTGAAAATCAAGATAAAGTCGTCATCACAGTCGCCCCCTATGGGCCGGAATGGATGCCTGAGGATTTTCCAAAAGACATTCCAGTGACCATGGAAGAACAAGTGCAGAAGGCGGTCGATTGCTACAATGCCGGCGCCACTGTGTTACACCTGCACGTGCGTGAATTAGATGGCAAAGGCTCTAAGCGTCTGTCTAAATTCAATGAGTTGATCGCAGGAGTTCGCGCCGCTGTACCAGATATGATCATTCAGGTGGGTGGCTCGATCTCCTTCGCCCCCGAAAATGAAGGACAGGCGGCTCAGTGGTTGTCCGACGATACCCGCCATATGCTCGCCGAATTAACGCCTAAACCAGACCAAGTGACAGTGGCCATTAACACAGTGCAGATGAACATCATGGAATTGATGAACGACTGCGAACTGGCCGGCACTAGCCTCGCACACCCAGCCATTAGAGCCGCCTACAGTGAAATGACTGTACCAGCGGGCCCAGCTTGGGTGGAAGAACATTTACGTCGTTTGCAAGCGGCTGGCGTTCAACCCCATTTCCAACTGACAGGCACCCATGCCCTAGAAACCCTAGAGCGACTGATCCGCCGTGGGATTTACACTGGGCCGCTGAACCTGACTTGGGTGGGTATCGGCGGTGGATTCGATGGCCCTAATCCCTATAACTTTATGGAGTTCATCAGGAAAGCGCCGGACGGTGCCTGCTTAACCTTAGAGTCACTAATGAAAAACGTGTTGCCAATCAACACCATGGCTATGGCACTTGGCCTGCATCCCCGTTGCGGCATCGAAGATACCATCATAGATCAACATGGTAATCCTATGACTTCTGTCGAGCAGGTAGAGCAGTGCGTCAGAATTGCTAAAGAGCTAGGACGTGAGATTGCGTCGGGCGTCGAGGCGAGGCAGATATACAAGATTGGCACTTGGTATAAAGATGCCGATGAAACCTTGGCTAAGCTAGGCATGGCACCTAATCGTCGCCCTGGTCAACGCAATGTGCCAATTCGCTAG
- a CDS encoding TauD/TfdA dioxygenase family protein, with translation MRVEQLTCSIGAELIGVNLADAVHDDGLFNDIRQQLLRHKVLFLRDQDFSRAEHVAFARRFGELEDHPVAGSDPEHPGLVQIYKSPEQPVDRYENAWHTDATWREAPPLGCVLRCVETPAVGGDTMWANMGLAYENLPDAIKQQIADLRARHSIEASFGAAMPLEKRLALKAMYPDAEHPVVRTHPETGEKVLFVNAFTTHFTNYHTPNRVRFGQDANPGASNLLSYLISQAYIPEYQVRWRWRKNSVAIWDNRCTQHYAVMDYPACVRRMDRAAIIGDKPY, from the coding sequence ATGCGTGTAGAACAACTAACCTGCAGCATTGGCGCCGAACTCATTGGCGTCAATCTCGCCGATGCCGTCCACGATGACGGACTGTTTAATGACATTAGGCAGCAATTATTACGTCATAAGGTCTTGTTTCTGCGGGATCAAGATTTTAGCCGAGCCGAACATGTGGCCTTCGCCCGTCGTTTTGGCGAGTTAGAAGATCATCCGGTTGCCGGTAGCGATCCTGAGCATCCTGGGTTAGTGCAAATCTACAAATCCCCCGAGCAACCCGTAGATCGCTATGAGAATGCGTGGCATACGGATGCGACTTGGCGTGAAGCGCCGCCCTTAGGCTGCGTGTTGCGTTGTGTCGAAACCCCCGCAGTTGGTGGTGACACTATGTGGGCAAACATGGGGTTAGCCTATGAAAATCTGCCCGATGCCATCAAGCAACAGATAGCCGATTTACGGGCCAGACACAGCATTGAGGCCAGCTTCGGGGCGGCGATGCCACTGGAGAAAAGACTCGCGCTAAAGGCCATGTATCCGGACGCCGAACACCCCGTTGTTCGAACTCACCCTGAAACGGGCGAAAAAGTCTTGTTCGTCAACGCCTTCACTACGCATTTCACCAATTACCATACGCCTAACCGTGTTCGCTTTGGCCAAGATGCTAACCCGGGGGCCAGCAATCTGCTCAGCTATCTGATCAGCCAAGCCTATATTCCTGAGTATCAGGTGCGTTGGCGTTGGCGCAAAAATAGCGTCGCTATCTGGGATAACAGATGCACCCAGCACTACGCCGTTATGGATTACCCCGCCTGTGTACGCAGGATGGACCGCGCCGCCATCATAGGTGACAAACCCTATTAA
- a CDS encoding quinone oxidoreductase family protein, with product MAKAVRFYESGSPDVLKFEDVVVPEPAAGQVQLRHVAVGLNFADTYFRNGTYPIPLPSGIGVEAAGIVTAVGEGVSHLAVGDRVTYTGFLNTLGAYCTERVIDAAPLIKLPETISFETAAAMTMRGLTSAYLLRRIHQFQPGDSILLHAAAGGVGLIVSQWAKLLGLQVIGTVSTAAKAEIARAHGCDHVINYSEQNVAAQVRNITEGRGVDVVFDSVGRDTFMSSLDSLKRRGLMVCVGTASGTIPPFDPQLLAMKGSLYLSRPALADYIADPAEKAALAAELFDHVGSGRIKIEINQHYALEDAVKAHRDLEARKTTGSSIFII from the coding sequence ATGGCCAAAGCAGTACGATTTTACGAGAGTGGGTCACCGGACGTTTTGAAGTTTGAAGACGTGGTGGTACCAGAGCCAGCGGCGGGTCAGGTGCAATTGCGACATGTCGCAGTCGGCCTAAATTTCGCGGACACGTATTTCCGTAACGGAACTTACCCTATTCCACTCCCGAGCGGCATAGGTGTCGAAGCGGCTGGGATTGTTACCGCAGTGGGTGAGGGCGTTAGCCATCTGGCTGTTGGTGATCGCGTCACTTATACGGGTTTTCTCAATACCTTAGGCGCCTATTGCACCGAAAGGGTGATAGATGCGGCTCCGTTAATTAAATTGCCAGAAACCATTTCCTTCGAGACCGCTGCGGCAATGACTATGCGCGGCCTGACCTCAGCCTATTTGCTTAGACGCATTCACCAGTTCCAACCCGGGGACAGTATTTTGCTGCACGCCGCCGCGGGCGGAGTGGGGCTGATTGTCTCCCAGTGGGCAAAATTGCTGGGATTACAGGTCATAGGCACAGTTTCGACCGCCGCCAAAGCCGAGATAGCCAGGGCCCACGGCTGTGACCATGTGATTAATTACAGCGAGCAGAACGTCGCCGCACAGGTGCGTAATATTACCGAAGGCAGGGGCGTTGACGTGGTGTTCGACTCCGTAGGTCGGGACACTTTTATGTCATCGTTAGACTCGCTCAAACGCCGCGGCCTCATGGTGTGCGTAGGCACGGCCTCCGGCACTATCCCGCCATTTGATCCACAATTGCTGGCGATGAAAGGCTCCCTATACCTGAGCCGACCCGCGCTAGCGGACTATATCGCCGATCCGGCCGAGAAAGCGGCCCTCGCCGCCGAACTGTTCGACCATGTCGGGAGTGGTCGCATCAAGATAGAGATCAACCAACACTATGCCTTAGAAGATGCAGTCAAGGCTCACCGTGATCTCGAAGCCCGTAAGACCACGGGTTCGTCCATATTCATTATCTAA
- a CDS encoding efflux RND transporter permease subunit: MTISSQPNTGPVKLLDKNSGNLVERVVFNHRLLFLILVTVMTLCMAGIVSQRLTLKPSFDKMLPQGHPYIQNFLAERSQLRGLGNSLRVVVENPQGDIFDPLYLDTLKQINDTLFLTDGVDRAWMKSLWSPGVRWTEVTEEGFQGGPVMPDRYDGSDTSIGQLRQNIARAGIVGNLVANDFRSTMIMVPLLDRQSATGEPVDYEQLAEVIAQLREQYETPNTPGAVKIHVIGFAQLVGELIGGLHQMAGFFAIAIIIALCIIWAYSRCFRSSLLVVSCSLLAVLWQLGIISLLDYPLDPYTILVPFLTFAIGVSHATQKMNSVMRDIGNGMDKLTAARLTFRRLFIPGLTALLSDTVGFAVLMLINIPVIQDLAITASIGVAMLIFTTLLLIPVSLSYVGVSRKAALRYLKSERVTLEHKGLGRLWDYLDRFTLRRYATFALVFSTLLTAGGYLVSRNIQVGDLDAGAPELRADSRYNRDNAYITEHYALSSDLFAVMIKTAPEGCLDYQTLILADKLAWQLQQNPNVQMTNSLVDAVKQISAGAYEGNLKFYSILRNQDMLNYAAQQASVNNPELFNTDCSLMPVIAYLKDHKAKTLEAVSQVAQQFADEHSNDKVQFLLAAGSAGIDAATNQVVKEANTAMLLYVYAGVAIFCLITFRSWRATLIALLPLMMTSILCEALMVMLGIGIKVATLPVIALGVGIGIDYAIYLLSIQLQFQRQGQSLTDAYRNAVTFTGKVVALVGVTLAAGVITWLASPIKFQADMGLLLTFMFIWNMLGALILIPALSHFMLPKMHKDGPAQGAKTVSPQQDHQLSRTEKLMASNEKRELL, from the coding sequence ATGACAATTTCATCCCAACCCAATACAGGACCTGTCAAACTGCTGGATAAAAACAGCGGTAATCTGGTTGAAAGAGTGGTCTTTAATCATCGACTGTTATTCTTGATCTTAGTCACTGTGATGACCCTGTGTATGGCGGGCATCGTCAGCCAGCGACTGACACTTAAACCCAGTTTCGACAAGATGTTGCCCCAAGGGCATCCCTATATCCAAAACTTTCTGGCCGAACGCAGTCAGTTACGTGGCTTAGGTAATAGTTTGCGGGTGGTGGTGGAAAATCCCCAGGGCGATATTTTCGATCCCCTCTATTTAGATACGCTCAAGCAGATTAATGACACCCTATTTCTCACCGATGGGGTTGACCGTGCTTGGATGAAATCCCTCTGGTCGCCAGGGGTGCGTTGGACTGAAGTGACCGAGGAGGGCTTTCAAGGCGGCCCTGTTATGCCTGATAGGTATGATGGTTCTGACACTAGCATAGGCCAACTTAGGCAAAATATTGCCCGGGCCGGCATAGTGGGCAACTTAGTGGCCAATGATTTTCGCTCCACTATGATCATGGTGCCTTTGTTGGATAGGCAATCTGCCACCGGCGAGCCCGTTGACTATGAGCAATTGGCCGAGGTCATTGCCCAGTTGCGCGAGCAGTATGAAACACCTAATACCCCTGGTGCTGTGAAGATCCACGTTATTGGTTTTGCACAGTTGGTCGGCGAGTTGATTGGTGGCTTGCACCAAATGGCGGGCTTCTTTGCTATCGCCATCATCATTGCCCTTTGTATTATCTGGGCCTATAGCCGTTGTTTTCGAAGCAGTTTATTGGTGGTTTCCTGTTCTTTGCTGGCGGTATTGTGGCAGTTGGGGATCATCAGTTTGCTGGATTACCCCCTCGATCCCTACACGATTCTTGTGCCATTTTTAACCTTTGCTATCGGTGTGTCCCACGCTACCCAGAAAATGAACAGCGTGATGCGCGACATAGGCAATGGCATGGATAAACTGACGGCCGCCAGACTCACCTTCCGCCGCCTATTTATACCTGGGCTCACGGCGTTGCTGTCAGACACTGTCGGCTTTGCGGTGCTGATGTTGATCAATATTCCGGTTATCCAAGATCTGGCCATTACCGCCAGTATTGGGGTCGCTATGTTGATCTTCACTACTTTGTTACTTATCCCTGTGAGCCTCTCCTATGTTGGGGTGAGTCGTAAGGCGGCGCTGCGTTACCTGAAGAGTGAGCGCGTGACCTTAGAGCATAAAGGGCTTGGACGGTTATGGGACTATTTAGACAGATTCACCCTGCGCCGTTATGCCACCTTCGCCTTAGTGTTTTCGACCCTGTTGACCGCGGGTGGCTATTTGGTCAGCCGGAATATCCAAGTGGGGGATCTGGACGCTGGCGCCCCTGAGTTGCGGGCCGATTCCCGTTACAACCGAGACAATGCCTACATCACTGAGCATTATGCCCTGTCTAGCGATCTGTTCGCCGTGATGATCAAAACGGCGCCCGAGGGCTGCTTGGATTATCAAACGCTGATCCTCGCCGACAAATTGGCCTGGCAGCTACAACAGAATCCCAATGTGCAGATGACTAACTCCCTCGTCGATGCGGTTAAGCAAATCAGTGCCGGCGCCTACGAGGGGAATCTTAAGTTTTACAGCATTTTACGCAACCAAGATATGCTCAACTATGCGGCGCAGCAGGCCTCGGTGAACAATCCCGAATTGTTCAATACCGACTGCTCTTTGATGCCCGTCATTGCCTATCTTAAAGATCATAAAGCGAAAACCCTCGAAGCCGTGTCACAGGTTGCACAGCAATTTGCCGACGAGCACAGTAATGACAAGGTCCAATTTTTATTGGCCGCAGGTTCAGCGGGCATCGATGCTGCGACCAACCAAGTGGTCAAGGAAGCCAATACCGCTATGTTGCTGTATGTGTATGCCGGGGTCGCTATTTTTTGTCTGATCACCTTCCGCAGTTGGCGCGCGACACTGATCGCCTTATTGCCGCTGATGATGACCTCCATCCTATGTGAAGCCCTGATGGTGATGTTGGGGATAGGGATTAAAGTGGCGACTTTGCCCGTGATCGCCCTCGGGGTCGGTATTGGTATCGACTATGCCATCTACCTATTAAGCATTCAGTTGCAGTTCCAGCGTCAGGGACAATCCTTGACCGATGCCTACCGCAATGCCGTTACTTTCACGGGTAAGGTCGTTGCCTTGGTCGGGGTAACTTTAGCCGCGGGAGTCATTACTTGGTTGGCATCGCCCATCAAGTTTCAGGCGGATATGGGGCTACTCCTCACCTTTATGTTTATCTGGAACATGCTCGGTGCGCTGATCCTGATCCCTGCGTTGTCACATTTTATGCTGCCAAAAATGCATAAGGATGGGCCCGCTCAGGGAGCAAAGACAGTTTCGCCCCAGCAAGATCATCAGCTGTCACGAACTGAGAAGTTGATGGCGTCGAATGAAAAGCGAGAGCTGCTATAG
- a CDS encoding WD40/YVTN/BNR-like repeat-containing protein: protein MYKAKLVRRVMFVPVLLLFAGFSQAETRTDVLDTPALRSSLAVNSGIFDITQAGKRAIAVGVHGHILHSDDQGQSWQQGEVPVSTDLTAVQFVDDNFGWAVGHDSVILASQDGGKHWTKQFDGRQLSALLKQYYSQLLQQDPNNADYQQLLDDAERNAQNGTLGPLLDLHFFNRQLGYVVGAFNLILMTQDGGATWMPLMDKMANPSNYHLNAIAAVGEELYIVGEQGLLRKLHSHTNQVESLTPPYSSSFFGITAQGAQICLYGLRGHLFCRRDDNAQWQSLDTGSNASITSVALNGSLILVGNQTGKIFIREQGQPEAAQTEIAIQAPITALQLTGSQLIVAGLKGLQTLPLPAAVSPSEKSSMQ from the coding sequence ATGTACAAAGCAAAGTTGGTCCGGCGCGTCATGTTTGTCCCAGTCCTACTGTTATTTGCTGGGTTTAGCCAGGCTGAGACTAGGACAGATGTGCTCGATACCCCTGCGCTGCGCAGTTCACTCGCGGTTAATTCGGGGATTTTCGATATCACCCAAGCCGGTAAAAGAGCGATTGCCGTTGGCGTTCACGGGCATATTCTGCACTCGGACGATCAAGGACAAAGTTGGCAACAGGGCGAGGTGCCTGTCAGTACCGATTTAACCGCAGTTCAGTTCGTTGATGACAACTTCGGTTGGGCCGTCGGCCACGATAGCGTGATACTCGCGAGCCAAGATGGTGGAAAACATTGGACCAAGCAGTTCGATGGACGACAACTGTCTGCCCTGCTGAAACAGTATTATTCCCAGCTATTACAGCAAGATCCAAACAATGCCGACTATCAACAATTGCTCGATGATGCCGAGCGTAACGCACAAAATGGCACCTTAGGTCCCTTACTGGATCTGCACTTCTTCAATCGACAACTGGGTTATGTGGTCGGCGCATTTAACCTGATTTTAATGACCCAAGATGGTGGTGCTACTTGGATGCCCCTGATGGATAAAATGGCGAACCCCAGCAACTATCATCTCAATGCTATCGCCGCCGTGGGGGAAGAACTGTATATCGTCGGTGAGCAGGGGCTACTGCGTAAACTCCACAGCCACACAAACCAAGTCGAGTCTTTGACGCCTCCCTATAGCAGCAGCTTTTTCGGCATCACAGCACAGGGTGCACAAATTTGTCTCTACGGCTTAAGGGGGCATCTGTTCTGCCGTCGCGACGATAACGCCCAATGGCAATCCCTTGATACGGGCTCAAATGCCAGTATTACCAGTGTGGCACTCAACGGATCGTTGATCTTGGTCGGTAATCAAACCGGGAAAATTTTTATCCGTGAGCAGGGCCAACCCGAGGCGGCTCAAACGGAAATCGCCATTCAGGCGCCTATTACTGCGCTGCAATTGACTGGCAGCCAACTCATCGTCGCCGGGCTTAAGGGGCTGCAAACGCTGCCGCTGCCTGCGGCTGTCTCCCCGTCAGAAAAGAGCAGTATGCAATGA